In Haloarcula salinisoli, one genomic interval encodes:
- a CDS encoding pyridoxamine 5'-phosphate oxidase family protein, with the protein MPTETYGQWMGTPMDSRDIDRLLTDTGWGVLSLAEDDEPYSIPVSFGYDGEDVFLALIRDSPENTKFEFVDDGQRARLLVTDIGGRFDWQSIAVTGTSRALSRDSGEWDNAVETLDDNAWFSTDFERAEGIEEITVWRLETDEIRGLEVKEDEN; encoded by the coding sequence ATGCCTACTGAAACCTACGGCCAGTGGATGGGCACGCCGATGGACAGCCGCGACATCGACCGGCTCCTGACCGACACCGGCTGGGGCGTCCTCTCGCTGGCCGAGGACGACGAACCGTACAGCATCCCCGTTTCCTTCGGTTACGACGGCGAGGACGTCTTCCTCGCGCTCATCAGGGACAGCCCCGAGAACACCAAGTTCGAGTTCGTCGACGACGGCCAGCGGGCGCGCCTGCTCGTGACCGACATCGGCGGGCGATTCGACTGGCAGTCCATCGCCGTCACCGGGACCTCGCGGGCGCTCTCGCGGGACAGCGGCGAGTGGGACAACGCCGTCGAGACGCTCGACGACAACGCCTGGTTCTCGACGGACTTCGAGCGCGCCGAGGGTATCGAGGAGATAACCGTCTGGCGGCTGGAGACCGACGAGATTCGCGGCCTGGAAGTGAAAGAAGACGAGAACTGA